The genomic region TTCTTCTAATAAAGCTCTTTCTATTTCAAAATATTCAGACTCCATCGTATGTTCCTTTAAATTTTCCACTTTAATCGGTTTAAAAGTTCCCACACCCACATGAAGAGTTATCTCCCTTAATTTAACTCCTTTTTTTGCTATATTTTCAAGAAGTTCCTCTGTAAAGTGAAGCCCTGCAGTAGGTGCAGCTATAGAACCATTCGCCTTTGCATAGACTGTTTGATAATGTTTTCTGTCAGACTCCTCAGGTTTTCTTTTAATGTATGGTGGTAAAGGCATAAAACCTTTTTCATCTATAAGTTTTTTTACCTCCTGAGGAGTCATCCTGAAAATAATCTGTTTTCCATCACAATTAGTTCTGATTTCGGCTTTAATTTCATCAATGAAAACTTCTCCTTCATATCTTCCCTTTGTCATTACTTCCCATACAACATTCTTAGATGAGGCTTCCTTTTGTCTGATGAGAAGGATTTCAATCTTTCCTCCTGTTGTTTTTTTACCGATAAGTCTTGCTGGAATAACCTTTGTATTGTTAACAATCAGCATATCACCTTCATAAAAATAATCTACGATTTCAGAAAAAATTTTATGCTCTATCTGTCCTGTTTGTTTATTGAGGACAAGCATGCGAGCTCTGTCTCTTTCTGATAGAGGTTTCTGAGCAATTAAATCTTGGGGCAATGGATAGTCAAGCTCAGTTATTTTCATTAATTTTGGTTATCTCTGTTCCAGGATAGAAATACTGAAGTATTTCTTTATAATTTTTTCCTTCCTGTGCCATCTGAAAAGCACACCACTGACACATCCCAACTCCATGACCGTATCCGCTTCCTTCAAAAATCACCCCGTCCTCCTGAACTCTTATAGATTTAATCATTGTGCTCGGAAGTGCTGTCCAGTGAAGAAGTCGTCTTAACTCAGTTGCTTTTATTGTTTTTTTATTTTTTCCATCACTGAACTCAAGTTCCTTTACCCTTCCAGTAATAGTGTAACTCAATATTTTAACGTCTGATATTTTCTCCATTGATAAGGCTTTTTTTAGAACATCAAAAGAAATCTCTTTTTCCCATATAGTATAGGGTGATGGTGTTGATGGAACTTCTACAGAGGCTAAATATGGATATTTTTTCCCAAAAACTTCTTCTGGCTCTTCAGTGCGTCCTACACTACAGGCATGATAAAATGCCATTATAGGTTCGCCCTGATAGGTAAGTATCTGTCCCCTTGTCTCATTAACAGCTTTTTCCACTTTTTCTTTTCTTTCATCTTCTCTGTAAACCTGATGAAACACTGAAGATGTAACATCGTAAAAATTTCTCGTTCTGTTTCTAATAATGTGTGCCACAGCATAGGTTCTTGC from Thermodesulfovibrio sp. 3907-1M harbors:
- the queA gene encoding tRNA preQ1(34) S-adenosylmethionine ribosyltransferase-isomerase QueA, which produces MKITELDYPLPQDLIAQKPLSERDRARMLVLNKQTGQIEHKIFSEIVDYFYEGDMLIVNNTKVIPARLIGKKTTGGKIEILLIRQKEASSKNVVWEVMTKGRYEGEVFIDEIKAEIRTNCDGKQIIFRMTPQEVKKLIDEKGFMPLPPYIKRKPEESDRKHYQTVYAKANGSIAAPTAGLHFTEELLENIAKKGVKLREITLHVGVGTFKPIKVENLKEHTMESEYFEIERALLEEIYEVKKKGKKIFSVGTTTTRALEGYASERYEDMGSDEQKVRGRTDIFIYPGYSFKIVDALITNFHLPKSTPLALVCAFCGLEMVKKAYMEAIEKGYRFFSYGDAMLII
- a CDS encoding SpoIID/LytB domain-containing protein; protein product: MRRVILSILITLLISVQVYGMDKNDNSFIRVLIGDRRPTSNDLKKIKKVAAKTIIDGSTYSGEIEIWKGSEGYFLINVVQLEDYVKGVVSSEVGIDWPEEALKAQAVLARTYAVAHIIRNRTRNFYDVTSSVFHQVYREDERKEKVEKAVNETRGQILTYQGEPIMAFYHACSVGRTEEPEEVFGKKYPYLASVEVPSTPSPYTIWEKEISFDVLKKALSMEKISDVKILSYTITGRVKELEFSDGKNKKTIKATELRRLLHWTALPSTMIKSIRVQEDGVIFEGSGYGHGVGMCQWCAFQMAQEGKNYKEILQYFYPGTEITKINENN